The genomic interval CCCAACCCGGAATGACCATTGTTTGCGGGGATAGTCACACTTCTACCCATGGGGCATTTGGTGCCCTAGCGTTTGGCATTGGTACCTCCGAAGTTGAGCACGTTCTAGCCACCCAAACTCTACAAGCTAAAAAGCCCAAAAACATGAAGATTGCAGTGGAAGGGAATCTTCCTTTGGGCGTAACGGCGAAAGATATTATTCTTGCTATTATTGGAAAAATTGGCACCGCAGGAGCCACTGGTCATGTCATTGAATATGCGGGAGAGGCGATTCACAGCCTGAGCATGGAAGGACGCATGACCATTTGTAATATGTCCATTGAAGCTGGGGCAAGAGCGGGGTTGATTGCCCCCGATGAAACCACATTTAACTATATCAAAGGTCGTCCCTTTGCGCCTCAAGGTCACCATTGGGAACAAGCTGTTGCTTATTGGCAGTCTCTTCTTTCTGATGAGGGAGCTACCTACGACCAAGAAGTAACCCTCAAAGCCAGTGAAATGATTCCGCAGGTGACGTGGGGAACCAGCCCTCAAGATGTGTTGCCCATTACCGAGCGAGTTCCCGATCCCAAGGATTTCAGCGATGCCAATCGCCAACAATCGGTGAAACGAGCTTTGGAATATATGGGATTAACCCCAGGCACGAAATTAACCGATATTCCTGTGGATAAAGTCTTTATTGGCTCTTGTACCAATGCCCGCATTGAAGACTTGCGAGAAGTTGCCAAAGTTGTGGAAGGGCGTAAAGTTGCCGATGGGGTTTATGCCATGATTGTTCCGGGTTCTGGGTTGGTGAAATATCAAGCAGAAGAAGAAGGGCTAGATAGCATTTTTACCCAAGCGGGATTTGATTGGCGAGAACCAGGGTGTTCCATGTGTTTAGCCATGAATGCCGATAGACTTGCCCCGGGAGAACGTTGTGCCTCAACTTCAAATCGGAATTTTGAAGGGCGGCAAGGACGGGGAGGACGCACCCATTTGGTTAGTCCTGCCATGGCTGCTGCTGCTGCAATAACTGGTAAACTAACTGATGTTAGAGAATTCGGTTGATTGTCAAGATGGAAAAGTTTACAACCTTAACTGGAATTGCTGCCCCTTTCCCCCGGATGAATGTTGATACTGATACTATTATCCCCAAACAACATTTGAAAACCATTAAACGGACAGGATTGGGAAAAGTTTTATTTGATGAGCTGCGGTTTCAGGAAAATGGCGAGGAAATTGCTGATTTTATTCTGAACCAAGCTCCTTATCGGGAGGCTAAAATTTTAATTGCCGGGGAAAATTTTGGTTGTGGTTCTTCTCGGGAACACGCCCCCTGGGCATTATTAGATTTTGGCATTCGTTGTATTATTGCCCCTAGTTTTGCTGATATTTTCTTCAATAAC from Geitlerinema sp. PCC 9228 carries:
- the leuC gene encoding 3-isopropylmalate dehydratase large subunit — encoded protein: MSNPQTLFDKIWNQHLVHQQEDGTCLLYIDRHLIHEVTSPQAFEGLRLAHRQPHQPQSSLAVADHNVPTSDRSQGIQEPQSRLQVETLERNAEEFGIPLFRMSDQRQGIVHIIGPEQGLTQPGMTIVCGDSHTSTHGAFGALAFGIGTSEVEHVLATQTLQAKKPKNMKIAVEGNLPLGVTAKDIILAIIGKIGTAGATGHVIEYAGEAIHSLSMEGRMTICNMSIEAGARAGLIAPDETTFNYIKGRPFAPQGHHWEQAVAYWQSLLSDEGATYDQEVTLKASEMIPQVTWGTSPQDVLPITERVPDPKDFSDANRQQSVKRALEYMGLTPGTKLTDIPVDKVFIGSCTNARIEDLREVAKVVEGRKVADGVYAMIVPGSGLVKYQAEEEGLDSIFTQAGFDWREPGCSMCLAMNADRLAPGERCASTSNRNFEGRQGRGGRTHLVSPAMAAAAAITGKLTDVREFG
- the leuD gene encoding 3-isopropylmalate dehydratase small subunit, whose translation is MEKFTTLTGIAAPFPRMNVDTDTIIPKQHLKTIKRTGLGKVLFDELRFQENGEEIADFILNQAPYREAKILIAGENFGCGSSREHAPWALLDFGIRCIIAPSFADIFFNNCFKNGILPIALSASEVDTLMADANHPDTATMTVDLPEQTIQRSNGETLSFTVDEFRKHCLLNGLDDISITLQHEDKIAAFERQQQQRLPWLWANR